Proteins from a single region of Companilactobacillus farciminis KCTC 3681 = DSM 20184:
- a CDS encoding Nif3-like dinuclear metal center hexameric protein — MVKVQDVIERIEEFAPLSIKMEGDPTGFQLGDRKQEIHRVMTTLDVRPNVVQEAIDKKVDLIVAHHPVMFHAAHNLDLASPQNKMYRDLLANNISVYASHTNLDKAHDGMNDWLMEELGLENVRFLDENDDYSIGRMGELKEPMALVDFAQKVRDDFNIKNLRYVKSDLGQPVQKVAVIGGDAGKFYPEVLKAGADTFITGDVYYHTAHDMMANGLNVIDPGHHIEAIFIKKMANILNDWKRTNKIDLDIVQSEVDTEPYNFL, encoded by the coding sequence ATGGTTAAAGTTCAAGATGTTATCGAAAGAATTGAAGAATTTGCTCCATTGTCAATCAAGATGGAAGGCGACCCTACTGGTTTTCAACTAGGTGATAGAAAACAAGAAATTCACCGAGTTATGACCACTCTGGATGTTCGTCCTAATGTAGTCCAAGAAGCAATCGATAAAAAGGTTGATTTGATTGTGGCTCACCATCCGGTAATGTTTCATGCTGCTCATAATTTAGATTTGGCTTCACCACAAAATAAGATGTATCGCGATCTATTGGCTAATAATATTTCTGTCTATGCTAGTCATACTAATTTGGACAAAGCTCACGATGGAATGAACGATTGGTTGATGGAAGAATTAGGCTTAGAAAACGTTCGTTTCTTAGACGAAAATGATGATTATTCAATCGGTCGTATGGGAGAATTAAAAGAGCCCATGGCTTTGGTTGATTTTGCTCAAAAGGTTCGTGACGATTTCAACATTAAGAACTTGCGTTATGTAAAATCTGACTTGGGACAACCAGTTCAAAAAGTAGCTGTGATCGGTGGTGATGCTGGAAAATTCTATCCAGAAGTATTAAAAGCTGGTGCTGATACTTTTATTACTGGGGATGTTTATTACCACACAGCTCACGATATGATGGCTAATGGTTTGAATGTGATCGATCCAGGACATCATATTGAAGCAATCTTTATAAAAAAAATGGCTAATATTTTAAATGATTGGAAAAGGACTAATAAAATCGATTTGGATATAGTACAATCAGAAGTAGATACAGAACCATATAATTTTTTATAG
- the glyQ gene encoding glycine--tRNA ligase subunit alpha: protein MVKKLNIQDMILTLQKFWGSKGCMLMQAYDTEKGAGTMSPYTFLRAIGPEPWNAAYVEPSRRPADGRYGENPNRLYQHHQFQVVMKPAPENIQEYYLDSLRALGIEPLEHDIRFVEDNWENPSMGCAGVGWEVWLDGMEVSQFTYFQQVGGLQCHPTTSEITYGVERLASYIQDVNSVYDLEWGDGVLYGDIFKEPEYEHSKYSFEESNQDMLFKFFDEYEKEANRLMDLGLVHPAYDYILKCSHTFNLLDARGAVSVTERAAFLSRIRKMAHKVAKAFVEERKKRGFPLLANSEAKEKAND from the coding sequence TACAAGATATGATTCTTACGCTCCAAAAGTTTTGGGGTAGTAAGGGCTGCATGTTGATGCAAGCTTATGATACAGAAAAAGGTGCCGGAACAATGAGTCCTTATACGTTCCTTCGTGCAATTGGACCAGAACCTTGGAACGCTGCCTACGTTGAACCTTCAAGACGTCCCGCTGATGGTCGTTATGGTGAAAACCCTAACCGTTTGTACCAACACCACCAATTTCAAGTGGTTATGAAACCAGCTCCAGAAAACATTCAGGAATATTACCTAGATTCACTTCGTGCCTTAGGAATTGAACCTTTGGAACATGATATTCGTTTCGTTGAAGATAACTGGGAAAACCCATCAATGGGTTGTGCCGGTGTTGGTTGGGAAGTTTGGCTTGACGGTATGGAAGTTTCTCAATTTACATACTTCCAACAAGTCGGTGGACTTCAATGTCACCCAACAACTAGTGAAATCACATATGGTGTAGAACGTTTGGCATCATACATCCAAGATGTTAACTCTGTTTACGATCTTGAATGGGGTGACGGCGTATTGTATGGTGATATCTTCAAAGAACCTGAATACGAACACTCAAAGTACTCATTTGAAGAAAGCAATCAAGATATGCTTTTCAAGTTCTTCGATGAATATGAAAAAGAAGCTAACCGTTTGATGGATCTAGGCTTGGTTCACCCAGCTTATGATTACATCTTGAAATGTTCACATACATTTAACTTGCTAGATGCTAGAGGAGCTGTTTCTGTTACTGAACGTGCTGCTTTCTTGTCACGTATCAGAAAGATGGCTCACAAGGTTGCTAAGGCCTTCGTTGAAGAAAGAAAGAAACGTGGCTTCCCACTTTTAGCAAATAGTGAAGCAAAGGAGAAAGCAAATGACTAA
- the dnaG gene encoding DNA primase produces the protein MATRIPQEFIDEVTSKTNIVDVISKYVQLKKSGKNLFGLCPFHEERTPSFSVAEDKQIFHCFSCGRGGNVFKFIMEMENKSFPEAVIEVAQMGNIPVPDQYEAKNNQYQNSDSQTLLRMYADAAKLYSHILMKTENGSNALKYLRNRQLDDDLIQTFGIGYAPNNNNLLLQFFKDRDIKEDILRKSGLFAQNEAGELFDRFRDRVMIPITDESGNIIAFSGRILDKEASTAKYLNSPETEIFNKGKTLFNLNNAKKEIREKGNVILFEGFMDVISAYKAGVTNGVASMGTSLTDQQLYVLSRLTNQINICYDGDDPGVEATYRALTQLTDERFTYGVISIPDKKDPDEFIKSEGSEKFQNLANSVQTPISFILNYFKRNYNLNNEHDQLEFLNQSLKEIVKLQSPVEVDMYVGKVADEMNVSKDAINKELDALRRQISIQKPANNYKDVQQHALEKVTSSVRPKYDRLEKSERYLLYWAINFPEIRINLKGDGFKFVHQNYQRIFDSLLSFAEQNDAAEEINISDFMNILDDDDKNLLAELEMMNMPVEYNDQEIDDYMNNIKNSGLESQLSDINQQLKKAAMVGDNKLQLELTQQLIKVRRILSN, from the coding sequence ATGGCAACACGGATTCCTCAGGAATTCATTGATGAAGTTACCTCGAAGACTAATATCGTCGATGTTATTAGCAAGTACGTACAATTAAAAAAATCTGGTAAGAATTTGTTTGGACTTTGCCCATTTCATGAAGAACGAACTCCTTCGTTTTCAGTTGCAGAGGACAAGCAAATTTTTCATTGTTTTAGTTGTGGTCGTGGGGGTAACGTCTTCAAGTTCATTATGGAGATGGAGAACAAATCTTTTCCTGAAGCCGTAATTGAAGTTGCTCAGATGGGTAATATCCCCGTTCCAGACCAATACGAAGCTAAGAACAACCAGTACCAAAACTCTGACAGTCAAACTCTTTTGAGGATGTATGCTGATGCAGCTAAGTTGTACAGCCACATTTTGATGAAGACTGAGAATGGTTCCAATGCCTTGAAGTATTTGAGAAATCGTCAGTTGGATGATGATTTGATTCAAACTTTTGGTATCGGCTATGCACCAAATAATAACAACCTTTTGCTACAGTTTTTCAAGGATCGAGATATCAAAGAAGATATCTTGAGAAAATCGGGACTGTTTGCGCAGAATGAAGCTGGAGAACTGTTTGACCGTTTTCGAGATCGTGTGATGATTCCAATTACGGATGAATCGGGTAATATCATTGCTTTTTCAGGACGAATATTGGATAAAGAAGCTTCCACAGCTAAGTATCTCAATAGTCCTGAAACGGAAATTTTCAATAAGGGTAAGACCTTATTCAATTTGAATAATGCCAAAAAAGAGATTCGGGAAAAAGGCAACGTGATCCTGTTTGAAGGTTTCATGGATGTTATTAGTGCATATAAAGCTGGTGTCACTAATGGTGTGGCTTCGATGGGTACTAGTTTGACAGATCAACAGCTATACGTTTTGAGTCGTCTGACTAATCAGATCAACATTTGTTATGATGGCGACGATCCTGGAGTTGAAGCTACTTATCGGGCTTTGACCCAACTTACCGATGAACGTTTCACTTATGGAGTTATCAGTATTCCAGATAAAAAGGACCCTGATGAATTCATCAAGAGTGAAGGTTCTGAGAAGTTTCAAAATTTAGCTAACAGTGTTCAGACACCAATTTCCTTTATTTTGAATTACTTCAAGCGTAACTACAATCTCAATAATGAACATGATCAACTAGAATTTTTGAATCAATCATTAAAAGAGATCGTAAAATTACAATCGCCTGTTGAAGTCGATATGTACGTTGGCAAGGTTGCTGATGAGATGAATGTCTCAAAAGATGCCATCAATAAGGAATTAGATGCATTGCGTCGTCAAATTTCAATTCAAAAGCCGGCTAACAATTATAAAGACGTTCAACAACATGCTTTGGAAAAAGTCACCTCGAGTGTTCGACCTAAATACGATCGTTTAGAAAAATCTGAGCGATATTTATTGTATTGGGCAATCAATTTCCCCGAGATCAGAATTAATTTGAAAGGTGATGGTTTCAAGTTTGTTCACCAAAATTACCAACGAATTTTTGATTCTCTACTGTCGTTCGCTGAACAAAACGATGCCGCAGAAGAAATCAATATCTCTGATTTTATGAATATTTTAGATGATGATGATAAAAATTTATTGGCAGAACTTGAAATGATGAATATGCCAGTTGAATATAATGATCAAGAAATTGATGATTATATGAACAACATCAAGAATTCTGGATTGGAATCGCAGTTAAGCGATATCAATCAACAACTCAAGAAGGCGGCGATGGTTGGTGACAATAAATTGCAGTTAGAGTTAACGCAGCAATTGATTAAAGTAAGAAGAATCCTTAGCAATTAA
- a CDS encoding SAM-dependent methyltransferase, with amino-acid sequence MLDKKIYDEIFSRSFTIPIKVIFWDGKEKNYGPEGKSDITIKFNDKVPISEVVKHATLTLGEAYMDKKIEIEGSIQKLITSAYTQSDSFMSSLKLKKYIPKFNHSEEGNKKEIQEHYDIGNDFYKLWLDKTMTYSCAYFRTPEDTLEQAQMNKVRHILNKLNTKPGETILDIGCGWGTMMFTAAKEYGLKAKGVTLSQEQYDYVNQKIQDENLSDQMEVMLEDYREVTEKFDHVVSVGMFEHVGKDNLPGYFATVKKNLKPNGNALIHGITGQHYGVGVDAWLVKYIFPGGYIPDVKENVGHILDAGLQIDDLEPLRRHYQKTVEIWDHNFNKVKDQVDEMYGERFVRMWDLYLQACAASFESGNIDVIQYLLTNGPSGTAMPMTREYMTDLDKKTAE; translated from the coding sequence ATGTTAGATAAAAAGATTTACGATGAGATATTTTCCCGTTCATTTACTATTCCTATCAAGGTTATTTTTTGGGACGGAAAAGAAAAGAATTACGGACCAGAGGGCAAGTCTGATATAACGATTAAGTTTAATGACAAAGTTCCAATTTCTGAAGTTGTCAAACATGCTACCTTGACTCTTGGCGAGGCCTACATGGATAAGAAGATTGAAATCGAAGGTTCAATTCAAAAATTGATCACTTCCGCATATACTCAATCAGACAGTTTTATGTCTAGTTTGAAATTAAAGAAGTACATTCCTAAGTTCAATCACTCTGAAGAAGGAAACAAAAAAGAAATTCAAGAACATTACGATATTGGTAATGATTTTTACAAGTTGTGGTTGGACAAGACTATGACTTATTCTTGTGCTTATTTCCGAACACCAGAAGATACTTTGGAACAAGCTCAAATGAATAAAGTACGTCACATTTTGAATAAGTTGAATACTAAACCTGGTGAAACAATTCTTGATATCGGCTGTGGCTGGGGAACGATGATGTTTACTGCCGCTAAAGAATATGGTTTGAAAGCTAAAGGTGTTACTCTTAGTCAAGAACAATATGACTACGTAAACCAAAAGATCCAAGATGAAAATCTTTCTGATCAAATGGAAGTAATGCTAGAAGATTATCGTGAAGTTACTGAAAAGTTTGATCACGTGGTTTCTGTTGGTATGTTCGAACACGTTGGTAAAGACAATCTACCTGGTTATTTTGCTACTGTTAAGAAGAACCTAAAGCCAAATGGTAATGCTTTGATCCACGGTATTACTGGCCAACATTACGGTGTCGGTGTCGATGCTTGGTTGGTTAAGTATATCTTCCCAGGTGGCTACATTCCTGATGTTAAAGAAAACGTTGGTCACATTTTGGATGCTGGACTTCAAATTGATGATTTAGAGCCATTACGTCGTCATTATCAAAAGACAGTCGAAATTTGGGATCATAACTTTAATAAGGTCAAAGATCAAGTTGATGAAATGTACGGTGAAAGATTCGTACGTATGTGGGACTTGTATCTTCAAGCCTGTGCCGCTTCATTTGAAAGTGGTAATATTGATGTTATCCAATACTTGTTGACAAATGGTCCAAGTGGAACAGCTATGCCAATGACACGTGAATACATGACAGACTTAGATAAAAAGACTGCAGAATAG
- the glyS gene encoding glycine--tRNA ligase subunit beta, with protein MTKNYLLEIGLEEMPAHVVTKSVNQFAQRAEKFLKENRISFDSIEKYSTPRRLTILVKGIAEKQTDIDVKAKGPSKKIAQDADGNWTKAAQGFARGQGMTADDIFFEDLKGTEYAYIQKHEDGQKVEDVLSHMDEVIKAITFPTRMRWGSYDFEYIRPIHWLVSLLDTKEVPVKILDVVSGRISRGHRFLGQDVEIDDAKNYVEKMKSQFVIVDAKDRKQIISDQIAKIAQDNNWDIDVDADLLEEVNNLVEYPTTFYGSFDKKYLEIPDEVLITSMKDNQRYFYVRDQEGNLAPYFIGVRNGNSEHIENVIRGNEKVLVARLEDADFFFKEDQKKTIADYVEKLKSVNFHVKIGTMYEKMARVHQIADHLADIFQFSDTERKDLLRASDIYKFDLVTNMVDEFSELQGVMGEKYAEIMGETKAVAQAIREHYMPISSEGALPETKVGAALAIADKLDSIETFFAVDLIPSGSNDPYALRRQAYGIVRILDQYQWSMNLNDLQDYLKDNVTVPEKLDLNAHKQDIIDFMIDRVRQLLKQNKIRTDIIDAVAGGSNIDAIEMINVAQVLQNHVNDDDFKVVMEALGRIVNLSKKAKFGYSDDLAVDDSLFENPSESQLNQQVAAIKNDNAEDLFKQLAALRPVIDSYFDENMIMAKDEKVKNNRLTQLVIANHLIANLGDLSKIVTK; from the coding sequence ATGACTAAAAATTACTTATTAGAAATTGGTTTGGAAGAAATGCCAGCTCACGTTGTAACTAAGAGTGTGAACCAATTCGCCCAAAGAGCTGAAAAATTCTTGAAAGAAAATCGTATTTCTTTTGATTCAATCGAAAAGTATTCAACTCCTAGACGTTTGACTATTTTGGTTAAAGGTATCGCTGAAAAACAAACTGATATTGACGTTAAAGCAAAGGGACCTTCTAAAAAGATTGCTCAAGATGCTGACGGCAACTGGACTAAAGCTGCTCAAGGATTTGCTCGTGGACAAGGGATGACTGCTGACGACATTTTCTTTGAAGACCTCAAAGGTACTGAATATGCCTACATCCAAAAGCATGAAGATGGCCAAAAAGTTGAAGATGTTTTGAGTCACATGGACGAAGTTATCAAAGCTATCACATTCCCTACAAGAATGCGTTGGGGTTCATATGATTTTGAATACATCAGACCAATTCACTGGTTGGTATCACTATTAGATACAAAAGAAGTACCAGTAAAGATTTTGGATGTTGTTTCTGGTCGTATCAGTCGCGGTCACAGATTCTTAGGCCAAGATGTTGAAATCGACGACGCTAAAAACTACGTTGAAAAGATGAAGTCACAATTTGTTATCGTTGATGCAAAAGATCGTAAACAAATTATTTCTGACCAAATTGCAAAGATTGCCCAAGACAACAACTGGGATATCGATGTAGATGCTGACTTGTTGGAAGAAGTTAACAACTTGGTTGAATATCCAACTACTTTCTATGGTTCATTCGACAAGAAATATTTGGAAATTCCTGATGAAGTTTTGATTACTTCAATGAAAGATAACCAAAGATATTTCTACGTTCGTGACCAAGAAGGAAACTTAGCTCCTTACTTTATCGGAGTTAGAAACGGTAATTCAGAACACATCGAAAACGTTATCCGTGGTAATGAAAAAGTTCTAGTAGCTCGTCTAGAAGATGCTGACTTCTTCTTCAAGGAAGATCAAAAGAAGACTATTGCAGACTACGTTGAAAAACTTAAATCAGTTAACTTCCACGTTAAGATCGGTACGATGTATGAAAAGATGGCTCGTGTGCACCAAATTGCTGACCATTTAGCTGATATTTTCCAATTCTCAGACACAGAAAGAAAAGATTTGCTCCGTGCTAGTGATATTTACAAGTTTGATCTTGTAACTAACATGGTCGATGAATTCTCTGAATTACAAGGTGTCATGGGTGAGAAGTACGCTGAGATCATGGGTGAAACAAAAGCTGTTGCTCAAGCAATTAGAGAACACTACATGCCAATCTCTTCAGAAGGTGCTTTACCAGAAACTAAAGTTGGTGCAGCCTTGGCTATTGCCGACAAATTAGATTCAATCGAAACATTCTTTGCCGTTGATTTGATTCCTAGTGGTTCAAATGATCCTTATGCATTGCGTCGTCAAGCTTATGGTATCGTTAGAATTCTTGATCAATATCAATGGTCAATGAACTTAAATGACTTACAAGACTACTTGAAGGACAATGTAACAGTTCCTGAAAAACTAGACTTGAATGCTCATAAACAAGATATTATCGACTTCATGATCGATCGTGTTCGTCAATTGTTGAAACAAAACAAGATCAGAACTGACATTATCGATGCTGTTGCCGGTGGTTCAAATATTGATGCAATCGAAATGATCAACGTTGCCCAAGTGCTTCAAAACCACGTTAACGATGATGACTTCAAGGTAGTTATGGAAGCTCTTGGCAGAATCGTTAACTTGTCTAAGAAAGCTAAGTTCGGATATTCTGACGATTTGGCTGTTGACGATTCACTATTTGAAAATCCATCTGAATCACAATTAAACCAACAAGTCGCTGCTATCAAGAATGACAATGCTGAAGATTTATTCAAACAACTTGCTGCTTTACGTCCTGTAATTGACTCATATTTTGATGAAAATATGATCATGGCTAAAGATGAAAAAGTTAAGAATAATCGTTTGACTCAATTAGTGATTGCCAATCACTTGATTGCTAACTTAGGTGATTTATCTAAAATTGTTACAAAATAA
- a CDS encoding tRNA (adenine(22)-N(1))-methyltransferase encodes MTLLSKRLQAVYQMVDKNTRVADIGSDHAYLPVELLETNIASFAIAGEVAKGPMSRSKADVEKFGLSEKIDVRLGDGLAVINEDDKVDTVVIAGMGGILIKDILSRATEEQLSNVKTLILQPNIGEPLVRHWLADNNFKIVDEDIVAEEHHVYEIIKAQKVNEPVNLTEAQYLMGPVLMQKKTPTFIAKWEHKLNSFKKAVANMHNAKVIDQEKIAAMNQDIKYIEEIL; translated from the coding sequence GTGACTTTACTTTCAAAGAGATTACAAGCCGTTTACCAAATGGTTGATAAAAATACTAGAGTAGCCGATATTGGCTCTGATCACGCATACTTACCAGTTGAATTGCTGGAAACTAATATTGCTAGCTTTGCAATTGCTGGCGAAGTGGCCAAAGGTCCCATGTCTCGTTCTAAAGCAGATGTGGAAAAATTTGGCTTGAGTGAAAAGATCGATGTCCGTTTGGGTGACGGTTTAGCTGTCATTAATGAAGATGACAAAGTAGATACCGTAGTAATTGCCGGCATGGGTGGTATCTTGATCAAAGATATCTTGAGCCGTGCCACAGAAGAACAATTATCCAATGTAAAAACCCTGATTTTACAACCTAATATTGGTGAACCGCTTGTACGTCACTGGTTAGCTGATAATAATTTTAAAATCGTTGATGAAGATATCGTTGCCGAAGAACATCATGTTTATGAAATTATTAAAGCTCAGAAAGTGAACGAACCGGTTAATTTAACTGAAGCACAATATTTAATGGGGCCAGTGTTGATGCAAAAGAAGACCCCAACTTTTATAGCTAAATGGGAACATAAATTGAACAGTTTTAAAAAAGCAGTAGCCAATATGCATAATGCCAAAGTCATCGATCAAGAAAAGATTGCGGCAATGAACCAAGATATTAAATATATTGAGGAGATACTATAA
- the rpoD gene encoding RNA polymerase sigma factor RpoD: MATKKPAVSKELKAATKKLIKDLKKTGKITEDDLQEKIIKPYKLKGDALTNFVSELEDVGIGVVDDKGNPSKLALLKEKKEEKKTKKNDTTAPTDIKVNDPVRMYLKEIGRVPLLNAQQEVDLALKIEQGDEVAKQKLAEANLRLVVSIAKRYVGRGMQFLDLIQEGNMGLMKAVEKFDYRLGFKFSTYATWWIRQAITRAIADQARTIRIPVHMVETINKLIRIQRQLLQDLGREPLPEEIGAEMDMPTGKVRDILKIAQEPVSLETPIGEEDDSHLGDFIEDSDATSPEDHASYELLKEQLENVLDTLTDREENVLRLRFGLDDGRTRTLEEVGKVFGVTRERIRQIEAKALRKLRHPSRSKQLKDFLE, translated from the coding sequence ATGGCAACTAAGAAACCAGCAGTATCAAAAGAATTAAAAGCAGCAACTAAGAAACTTATCAAAGATCTTAAGAAAACTGGTAAGATCACTGAAGATGACCTTCAAGAAAAAATCATCAAGCCTTATAAATTAAAGGGTGATGCTTTGACTAACTTCGTTAGTGAACTTGAAGATGTCGGTATCGGTGTTGTTGATGACAAAGGTAATCCTAGTAAGTTGGCTCTTCTAAAGGAAAAGAAAGAAGAGAAAAAGACTAAGAAAAACGATACTACGGCACCAACTGATATTAAAGTAAACGATCCTGTTCGTATGTACTTAAAGGAAATTGGTCGTGTTCCTTTGCTTAATGCTCAACAAGAAGTAGATCTTGCTTTGAAGATTGAACAAGGCGATGAAGTGGCTAAGCAAAAACTAGCTGAAGCTAACTTGCGTTTGGTTGTTTCTATTGCCAAGAGATATGTTGGTCGTGGAATGCAATTCCTTGATTTGATTCAAGAAGGTAACATGGGTCTAATGAAGGCCGTTGAAAAGTTTGATTATCGTCTAGGTTTCAAGTTCTCAACTTATGCAACTTGGTGGATCAGACAGGCTATTACGCGTGCTATCGCTGACCAAGCTAGAACTATCCGTATTCCTGTTCACATGGTTGAAACTATCAATAAATTGATCAGAATCCAACGTCAATTGCTTCAAGATTTAGGTCGTGAACCACTTCCTGAAGAAATCGGTGCTGAAATGGACATGCCAACTGGTAAAGTTCGTGACATTCTAAAGATTGCTCAAGAACCAGTTTCATTGGAAACACCTATCGGTGAAGAGGATGACTCACATCTTGGTGATTTCATTGAAGATTCAGATGCAACTAGTCCTGAAGACCATGCTTCATATGAATTGTTGAAGGAACAACTAGAAAATGTTTTGGATACTCTAACAGATCGTGAAGAGAACGTTTTGCGTTTACGTTTTGGACTAGATGACGGACGTACAAGAACACTTGAAGAAGTAGGTAAAGTCTTTGGTGTTACTCGTGAAAGAATTCGTCAAATCGAAGCCAAGGCATTGAGAAAATTACGTCACCCTTCAAGATCAAAACAATTGAAGGATTTCTTAGAATAA
- a CDS encoding 2-hydroxymuconate tautomerase, translating to MPLVHIDLIAGRSEEQLRGMVKDVTEAIVKNTGAPAEHVHVVLNEMEKEHYAVGGVLKSDEK from the coding sequence ATGCCATTAGTACATATCGATTTAATTGCTGGCCGTTCAGAAGAACAATTAAGAGGAATGGTCAAAGATGTTACAGAAGCTATTGTAAAGAATACAGGTGCTCCTGCTGAACACGTTCACGTTGTTTTAAATGAAATGGAAAAAGAACATTACGCTGTTGGTGGCGTTTTGAAGAGCGACGAAAAATAA
- the pepT gene encoding peptidase T, with the protein MAIKYEKLIPRFLEYVKQNTRSDEYSNTVPSTERQTEFLKRLAEELMEIGMKDVKIRKVDSYLTAELPSNLDKDVPVLGLISHVDTADFNSENIKPKIVENYDGKSVIKLDEAGKYTLDPTVFPSLKNYGGQTLITTSGDTLLGSDDKSGVAEIITTMEYLINHPEIKHGKIKIGLGPDEEIGTGAKKFDVKDFGADFAYTVDGGPVGQLEFETFSAAGLKVHITGKDVHPSGAKGIMVNSMLIANEFQSMLPADEVPEKTEGREGFFLLCDEQGTIDHTDMSYIIRDFERDGLESRKNKVTEIVKKLNDKYGADTVKIDMADQYYNMYEIMKDHMDVVKIAEQAMKNLGIEPDEAPVRGGTDGSTISFMGLPTPNLFAGGENMHGRFEYVAEESMEKACDVILEIIKLNNEK; encoded by the coding sequence ATGGCAATAAAGTATGAAAAATTGATTCCTCGTTTTTTGGAATATGTAAAGCAAAATACTCGTTCTGACGAATATTCAAACACTGTTCCTTCAACTGAAAGACAGACTGAGTTTTTGAAGAGATTAGCTGAAGAGTTAATGGAAATCGGAATGAAGGATGTTAAGATTCGTAAAGTTGATTCATATTTGACAGCGGAATTGCCTTCCAATCTTGATAAGGATGTTCCAGTTTTGGGATTGATTTCTCACGTTGATACTGCTGATTTTAATTCAGAAAATATCAAACCAAAAATTGTTGAAAACTACGACGGTAAGAGTGTTATCAAACTAGATGAGGCTGGTAAATACACACTTGACCCTACAGTTTTCCCATCATTGAAGAATTATGGTGGTCAAACATTGATCACTACTAGTGGTGACACTTTGTTGGGTTCAGATGACAAGTCTGGTGTTGCTGAAATCATTACTACAATGGAATACTTGATCAATCATCCAGAAATCAAGCACGGTAAGATCAAGATTGGTTTAGGACCTGATGAAGAAATTGGTACTGGTGCCAAGAAATTTGATGTTAAAGACTTCGGTGCTGACTTTGCTTACACAGTTGATGGTGGTCCAGTTGGACAACTTGAATTTGAAACATTCTCAGCTGCTGGCTTGAAAGTTCATATCACTGGTAAAGATGTTCACCCATCCGGCGCTAAGGGAATCATGGTCAACTCAATGTTGATTGCTAACGAATTCCAAAGCATGTTGCCAGCTGATGAAGTTCCAGAAAAGACTGAAGGACGTGAAGGTTTCTTCTTGCTTTGTGATGAACAAGGAACAATCGATCACACTGATATGTCTTACATTATTCGTGACTTTGAGCGTGATGGTCTAGAGAGTCGTAAGAATAAAGTTACCGAAATCGTTAAGAAGTTAAACGACAAGTACGGTGCTGATACTGTCAAGATCGATATGGCCGATCAATATTACAACATGTACGAAATCATGAAAGACCATATGGATGTAGTTAAGATTGCTGAACAAGCTATGAAGAATCTTGGTATTGAACCTGACGAAGCTCCAGTTCGTGGTGGTACTGATGGTTCAACAATTTCCTTCATGGGCTTGCCAACGCCTAATCTCTTTGCTGGTGGCGAGAATATGCACGGACGTTTTGAATATGTGGCTGAAGAGTCCATGGAAAAAGCTTGTGATGTAATTCTTGAAATCATCAAATTGAATAACGAAAAATAA